One genomic segment of Methanothermococcus okinawensis IH1 includes these proteins:
- a CDS encoding type II toxin-antitoxin system VapC family toxin codes for MIKILDASSFIHGYNPTVEEGEHYTTYGIIEEVKTKKDVVELAIEYGKLKVREPQTKTVEKVKKMSIVTGDTLSKNDIDILALAVDLNGILYTDDYGLQNVAERLNVNVKCIVSEGIKERFVWKLVCKGCKKMYNIDYFDDVCEICGSPLERKMIKYKKGSKNVKINKSKKHKNK; via the coding sequence ATGATAAAAATACTTGATGCATCTTCATTTATACATGGATATAATCCCACAGTTGAAGAAGGGGAACATTACACCACTTATGGTATCATTGAAGAAGTTAAAACAAAAAAAGATGTTGTCGAGCTCGCCATTGAGTATGGAAAGTTAAAGGTCAGGGAACCTCAAACTAAAACTGTTGAAAAGGTTAAAAAGATGTCCATAGTAACGGGGGATACATTATCTAAAAATGACATTGATATTCTTGCCCTTGCGGTGGATTTAAATGGTATATTATATACAGATGACTACGGACTCCAAAATGTAGCAGAGCGATTAAATGTAAATGTAAAATGTATAGTGTCCGAAGGAATAAAAGAAAGATTTGTATGGAAACTTGTATGCAAAGGATGCAAAAAGATGTATAATATAGATTACTTTGATGATGTGTGTGAAATATGTGGAAGTCCCTTAGAAAGAAAAATGATTAAATATAAAAAAGGAAGTAAAAATGTAAAAATAAATAAATCTAAAAAACATAAAAATAAATAA
- the tpiA gene encoding triose-phosphate isomerase: MKPIIIINYKTYAESVGEKGLKIAKAAEKVSEESGISIGVCPQFLDLRMISENVNIPVYAQHFDAVSPGSHTGHVLAETLKDCGLNGSLLNHSEKRMILADLEKSIEIAKNYNLETIVCTNNIGVSKAVAALNPNMIAIEPPELIGTGIPVSKANPEVVEGTVKEVRGINKDVKILCGAGISKGEDVSSALELGACGVLLASGVVKSKDVEGSIQELIKHI, from the coding sequence ATTAAACCTATCATTATAATAAACTACAAGACTTATGCAGAGAGTGTAGGAGAAAAAGGGTTAAAAATAGCAAAAGCTGCTGAAAAGGTTTCAGAAGAAAGCGGAATATCAATAGGAGTATGTCCGCAGTTCTTAGATTTAAGAATGATATCTGAAAATGTAAATATTCCTGTTTATGCTCAGCACTTTGATGCAGTTTCTCCTGGAAGTCATACTGGTCATGTTCTTGCAGAAACATTAAAAGATTGTGGATTAAATGGTAGTTTATTAAATCATTCTGAAAAAAGAATGATTTTGGCAGATTTGGAAAAATCCATAGAAATAGCAAAAAACTACAATCTTGAAACAATCGTATGCACAAATAATATAGGTGTTTCCAAGGCTGTGGCAGCATTAAATCCAAATATGATAGCAATAGAGCCACCAGAATTAATAGGAACAGGTATTCCTGTGTCAAAGGCAAATCCAGAAGTTGTAGAAGGGACAGTTAAAGAAGTTAGGGGCATTAACAAGGATGTAAAAATATTATGTGGTGCTGGAATCTCAAAAGGAGAAGATGTATCATCGGCACTTGAATTAGGAGCATGTGGTGTTTTATTAGCCTCTGGTGTTGTAAAATCCAAGGATGTTGAAGGTTCCATACAGGAGCTCATAAAACATATCTAA